CTACTTCGGCACCGACAAGCAGTACGAGAACATCGCGCACCATGAGATCATCATGGGCCCGCGCTACAAGGCGCTGCTGGAAGACATCTTCGAGAAGAAGATTCTCTCCGACGATTTCTCGTTGTACCTGCACCGCCCCACCGCCACCGATCCTTCGCTGGCGCCGCCGGGACACGACTGCTGGTACGTGCTCTCGCCGGTACCCCATCTGGGCGGCGACGTGGACTGGGCAGCCGTGGGCGACCGCTACCGCGACCGGATTATGGGCTACCTCGAGGAGCGCTATATGCCCAACCTCAGCCAGCACATCGTCACCGAGCGCCGAATCGACCCGCGCTACTTCGAGAAGACGCTGAACAGCTATCTCGGGAGCGCCTTCGGCCCCGAGCCGGTGCTCACCCAGTCGGCGTACCTGCGCCCGCACAACGTCAGCAAGGACATTCCGAACCTGTATTTCTGTGGCGCCGGCACGCATCCGGGCGCGGGACTTCCCGGCGTGATCTCCAGCGGCAAGATCGTCGCGGAGCTCATCGGCGGGGCACCGGCCCGGGCCGCCGCTCCGGCCCCCGAGCTGTCCCTACGCTGAAGGTTCCCGGCCGAAAAGCATGAGGCGGCTGTTTCACCGCTGGCCGTCTCCCCCGATCGCAGGGCGGCTGTTCGGAGTTTTCCCGACGGCGGCCCTGTTTTCGCAGTTCACCCCGACTCCCTGCCTCACTTAGATTCCGCCAAATGACCATCACCATTACCCCGACCGAGAGCGCGGGAGTCTCGCGCCGGATGCAGATCTCGGTGCCGGCTGACACCGTCGCGTCCTACGAAGAAAAGGCGGCGCGCAAGTACGCGACGCAGGCCCGTATTCCCGGCTTCCGCCCCGGCAAGGCTCCGGCCGCGATGGTGCGCAAGCGCTACGCCGCTGAAGTCCGTCAGGAAGCGATCGAGCTCGCGATGAACGACGCGTTCCGCGAAGCGGTCGAGCGTGAAGGGCTGAAGCTCGCCGCGCAGCCACATGTGCACGATCTCAAGGCCGAACCGGGCCAGCCGCTCGAGTTCGAGTTGCATTGCGAAGTGCGCCCCGAACTCGCGCTCGAGAAGCTCGAAGGCTTCACGGTGGCCCGTCGCGACTCGGTCGTGACCGACGACCTGATCGAAGAGCAGATCGAGAAGATCCGCGAGCAGAAGGCGGATTGGGCGCCGGTCGAAGACAAGCCGGCCCCCGGTGACATGGTCACCGTAATGCTCTCCACGGCCGACGCCGATGGCTCCCTGCCTGAAGGCAAGGAGTACCGTCTCGTGCTCGGCGGCGGACAGGCCATCGCCGGCATCGAAGAGCTCATCATGGAAACGGTGCCTGGGGGCACCACCGAGCGTCAGGTGCGTTGGCCCGAAGACTTCCCCGACGAATCGCAGCGTGGCGCCACGAAGCTCGTGCGCGTCGTGCTCACCGACGTGAAGCGCAAGTCGCTCCCGGCGCTCGACGACGCGTTTGCGCGCGAGATTGGCGACTTCGATACCGTGCAGATCCTTCGCGACGCCGTGCGTGCCGACATGGGCGAGCACTCGAAGCGTGAAGCCGATGCCGAAGTGCGTGGACAGATCATCGACCAGATCGTCGAGGCCAACCCGTTCGACGTGCCGAAGGCGTGGGTGATGCAGCTGGTCGACGGCTACATGCAGATGTACGGCGTGCCTGAGGCCGAGAAGCAGCGCTTCACGCAGGAATTCATTCCGATGGCCGAGCGTCAGGTGCGTCGCGATCTGATCATCGACACGATCGCCGAGCGTGAGTCGCTCACCGCGAGTGCGTCGGCGGTGGATGCCCGCATCGAGGAGCTCGCGAAGGCCCGGAACGTGGATCCAGGCCAAGTGTACGCGCAGCTGCAGAAGTCGGGTCGTTTGCAGGAGATCGAGCGTGAGCTCACCGAAGACCGCGTCTTCGGCTGGCTGCTCGAGAAGAATCCGGTCACGACGGCGTAATCACACGATCCCCGTTCGATACACCGTCCGACCAACCGTTTCAGGAGAGTCGTAGCATGGCATCGATTTACATGCCGTACATCATCGAGCGCTCAAGCCGTGGCGAGCGCACGTATGACATCTTCTCGCGCCTCTTGATGGACCGCATCGTGTTCCTGGGGTCGCCGATCAACGACGACGTCGCGAACATCATCATCGCGCAGATGCTGTTCCTCGAGGCCGATAACCCCGAGAAGCCGATCCACCTCTACATCAACTCGCCGGGCGGCAGCGTGTCTGCCGGTCTGGCGATGTA
The sequence above is drawn from the Gemmatimonas sp. genome and encodes:
- the tig gene encoding trigger factor encodes the protein MTITITPTESAGVSRRMQISVPADTVASYEEKAARKYATQARIPGFRPGKAPAAMVRKRYAAEVRQEAIELAMNDAFREAVEREGLKLAAQPHVHDLKAEPGQPLEFELHCEVRPELALEKLEGFTVARRDSVVTDDLIEEQIEKIREQKADWAPVEDKPAPGDMVTVMLSTADADGSLPEGKEYRLVLGGGQAIAGIEELIMETVPGGTTERQVRWPEDFPDESQRGATKLVRVVLTDVKRKSLPALDDAFAREIGDFDTVQILRDAVRADMGEHSKREADAEVRGQIIDQIVEANPFDVPKAWVMQLVDGYMQMYGVPEAEKQRFTQEFIPMAERQVRRDLIIDTIAERESLTASASAVDARIEELAKARNVDPGQVYAQLQKSGRLQEIERELTEDRVFGWLLEKNPVTTA